One part of the Rutidosis leptorrhynchoides isolate AG116_Rl617_1_P2 chromosome 1, CSIRO_AGI_Rlap_v1, whole genome shotgun sequence genome encodes these proteins:
- the LOC139900504 gene encoding uncharacterized protein: MLVKSVEAEIITGTRVGEKVFFPRMSLIHKEPTLPFIMKRQQFPLKISYAMTINKSQDQSLNQIGVYLPKPLFGHGQLHVALSRATSPGGLKRLIKKHEDHGPNVTKNIVNTDFLSAITDFEAAPPAHSTC; encoded by the coding sequence ATGTTAGTCAAGTCAGTGGAAGCTGAAATTATTACGGGCACCCGCGTCGGTGAGAAGGTCTTTTTCCCAAGAATGAGCCTTATCCACAAGGAACCAACGTTGCCGTTCATTATGAAGAGACAACAATTCCCGTTAAAAATCTCATACGCGATGACTATAAACAAAAGCCAGGATCAATCGCTCAACCAAATTGGAGTTTATCTACCGAAACCTCTATTCGGTCACGGGCAGCTCCATGTTGCGCTGTCGAGAGCTACATCACCGGGCGGTTTGAAACGGCTAATTAAAAAACACGAAGACCACGGGCCTAACGTAACCAAAAATATTGTCAACACAGATTTTTTATCCGCAATTACCGACTTCGAGGCAGCACCACCTGCCCATTCCACCTGCTAA
- the LOC139900511 gene encoding uncharacterized protein, protein MLLCHQKGCKSFADIRTVNQILHNTYRSACEAAGLLDDDREWSTVLEEASVSATSSQLRSLFEHILSYCTVTNPLALWENHWKLMGDDIPLCGAVNLNMSHLHINTDELHNFVLYEVEILMSYCSKPISDFALPSLPADLLAYLANRLIMEERNYDRAALNAERMELERQMNSKQKQIYDLITSASWNERTEHIFVYGHGDTGKTFLWKAIITALRSSGKIVLAVASSGIASLLLPSGRTAHSRFKLPLVITDESMCNVKKNTQMATLLQNTDLIIWDEAPMNDKRCFEALDRSFRDILGNTKEFFGGKSVILGGAFKQTLPIQTKGGKSAILGACITTSHLWQRFKVFILAENMRLLSPGLTPSMRVQNAEFSKWLLRVGNGEIGVPDTEDPLNSRWVQIHDQFCIPDDENGLTNLISFIYPRESLQNPSAVDLQQKAIVCPKNDVADTINSLIVDMVDGPVTTYCSYDTVTPHGNDGGEAELLYLQNI, encoded by the coding sequence ATGCTTTTGTGCCATCAAAAGGGGTGCAAGAGCTTTGCAGATATTAGAACAGTCAACCAGATCCTTCATAATACATACCGGTCTGCGTGTGAAGCTGCTGGGTTACTCGATGATGATAGAGAGTGGTCAACGGTACTAGAAGAAGCATCCGTATCTGCCACATCGTCTCAGTTACGCTCTCTTTTCGAGCACATTTTGTCTTATTGCACTGTTACGAACCCACTTGCTCTTTGGGAAAATCACTGGAAACTAATGGGTGATGATATACCTCTTTGTGGAGCTGTCAATTTAAATATGTCCCACTTGCATATAAACACCGATGAACTACATAACTTTGTCCTGTATGAGGTAGAGATCCTTATGAGCTATTGTTCAAAACCGATTTCCGATTTCGCATTACCATCGCTGCCAGCTGACCTGCTCGCATATTTGGCCAACCGTCTTATCATGGAGGAGAGAAACTATGATCGTGCAGCTTTAAATGCCGAACGCATGGAACTCGAACGTCAAATGAATTCTAAGCAAAAGCAAATTTACGATCTTATAACAAGCGCTTCGTGGAATGAACGGACAGAACATATATTTGTATACGGGCATGGTGACACCGGGAAGACATTCTTATGGAAAGCCATAATCACAGCGTTGAGATCTAGCGGTAAGATAGTTCTTGCTGTTGCATCATCTGGCATCGCATCTCTACTTCTACCTTCAGGAAGAACCGCACATTCTCGATTTAAACTACCGCTGGTCATAACCGATGAATCGATGTGCAACGTCAAGAAAAATACCCAGATGGCGACATTACTGCAGAACACAGACCTTATTATATGGGATGAGGCGCCAATGAATGATAAGCGTTGTTTCGAAGCTCTTGATAGGAGCTTTCGAGATATTTTAGGAAACACTAAAGAATTTTTTGGAGGCAAGTCTGTGATACTTGGTGGTGCCTTTAAACAAACGTTACCTATTCAGACAAAAGGAGGGAAATCAGCTATCCTTGGTGCTTGTATTACGACTTCACATTTGTGGCAGCGATTCAAGGTTTTCATACTTGCAGAAAACATGCGACTACTTAGCCCAGGGTTAACACCATCAATGAGGGTGCAGAACGCAGAATTTTCGAAGTGGTTGTTGAGGGTAGGAAATGGTGAAATTGGTGTGCCTGACACAGAGGACCCGTTGAATAGTCGTTGGGTACAAATCCATGATCAGTTCTGTATTCCTGATGATGAAAATGGATTGACCAATCTTATTTCTTTTATTTACCCTCGTGAATCGCTGCAAAATCCATCCGCAGTTGACCTGCAGCAAAAAGCAATTGTCTGTCCCAAGAATGACGTTGCCGATACGATAAATAGCTTAATCGTCGATATGGTTGATGGTCCAGTTACAACTTACTGCAGCTACGACACGGTAACTCCACATGGAAATGACGGTGGTGAGGCGGAGTTGCTCTACCTGCAGAATATCTAA